The Synechococcus sp. MU1617 genome window below encodes:
- the murA gene encoding UDP-N-acetylglucosamine 1-carboxyvinyltransferase, producing MKAVAEVSQEGLKQRLNVSGGQALKGTLHVSGAKNSALVLMTASLLSEETIELTNIPSLTDIDGMSAILESLGVQVNRRADRIRLTAAKLSGSAPPYELVNSLRASFFSIGPLLGRLGHARVPLPGGCRIGARPVVEHIRGLKALGAVVHVEHGIVTASVPGIKKRLTGAQIVLDCPSVGATETLLMAAVLADGVSTIENAAQEPEVQDLANLLNSMGAQVSGAGGPVITVKGVERLHGCNNYPVIPDRIEAGTFLMAAAITRSPLVVEPVIPEHLSAVIQKLRDCGCSIDIKGRAVTITPGEITAVDITTQPFPGFPTDLQAPFMALMCTAKGTSVISEKIYENRLQHVAELQRMGASIRLKGSTAIVEGVAQLSAAPVTGTDLRAAAAMVLAGLSAKGITEVAGLKHLDRGYDDLEAKLSAAGAEVKRNIH from the coding sequence ATGAAGGCCGTTGCAGAAGTGTCTCAAGAGGGTCTCAAGCAACGCCTCAATGTCAGCGGCGGCCAGGCATTGAAGGGAACGCTTCACGTCAGCGGTGCCAAAAACTCTGCTCTGGTGCTGATGACAGCCAGCCTCCTCAGCGAGGAGACCATTGAGCTGACCAATATTCCCTCCCTCACAGACATCGATGGCATGAGCGCCATCCTTGAATCTCTGGGGGTTCAGGTGAACCGAAGGGCGGACCGCATTCGCCTCACCGCCGCCAAGCTCAGCGGCTCTGCTCCTCCCTACGAACTGGTCAACAGCCTTCGCGCCAGTTTCTTCAGCATTGGCCCCCTGCTTGGACGCTTGGGACACGCACGGGTCCCCCTGCCTGGGGGTTGCCGCATCGGGGCACGTCCCGTCGTCGAGCACATCCGCGGCCTGAAAGCCCTTGGTGCCGTCGTCCACGTTGAGCACGGGATTGTCACGGCGTCAGTCCCGGGCATCAAAAAACGCCTGACAGGGGCTCAGATCGTGCTCGACTGCCCCAGCGTTGGCGCCACCGAAACCCTACTGATGGCAGCGGTTCTAGCCGATGGGGTCTCCACCATTGAAAATGCTGCTCAGGAACCTGAAGTGCAGGACCTGGCCAACCTGCTCAACAGCATGGGAGCCCAGGTCAGCGGCGCTGGCGGCCCGGTGATCACCGTTAAGGGAGTGGAGCGGCTCCATGGTTGCAACAACTATCCGGTGATCCCGGATCGCATCGAAGCCGGAACTTTCCTGATGGCGGCGGCAATCACGCGCTCACCACTCGTGGTGGAGCCCGTCATTCCCGAGCACCTCAGCGCGGTAATCCAAAAACTTCGGGATTGCGGCTGCTCCATCGACATCAAGGGGAGGGCCGTGACGATCACCCCGGGAGAGATCACGGCCGTGGACATCACCACCCAGCCGTTTCCTGGGTTTCCAACCGATCTTCAGGCACCGTTCATGGCCCTGATGTGCACCGCGAAGGGCACCAGTGTGATCAGCGAAAAGATCTACGAAAACCGGCTGCAGCATGTGGCCGAACTGCAACGCATGGGGGCATCCATTCGTCTCAAGGGCAGCACAGCCATTGTTGAAGGCGTGGCTCAGCTGAGCGCGGCTCCCGTCACCGGCACCGACCTCCGTGCAGCGGCTGCCATGGTTCTGGCTGGTCTCTCCGCCAAAGGAATCACCGAAGTGGCTGGTCTGAAGCACCTTGATCGGGGTTACGACGACCTCGAAGCCAAGCTCAGCGCTGCCGGCGCTGAGGTGAAGCGCAACATCCACTGA
- a CDS encoding Mur ligase family protein, with amino-acid sequence MDDLSDLIPRFDLRGMDLQLDRMHAALHELDHPCRTIPAIQVLGTNGKGSIVSFLESALCAAGLRCGVTTSPHLVSWCERIRIKGKPIAAETLRTQLQALQPLNERHRLTPFELLVTSAFLEFQRHACDLLVLEVGLGGRLDATTAHPCRPVVAVASIGLDHCEHLGNSLTAIATEKAAAIPPQATVISCVQAPEVQDVLETTCRTQQAKLHWVKPLDSTWQLGLSGTIQRSNAAVALGALRALSGLGWTLPEAVIQEGFATAHWPGRLQTVHWGDQKLRLDGAHNPPAAVQLAEERSQWIDASNGVVWILAIQAHKDAVAMLQTLLQPQDQAWIIPVPSHKSWSRSALLQELPQLEHQLQEADGLETVLNHLSSNEWPTPVPIVAGSLYLIGDLFARGVVTAE; translated from the coding sequence GTGGACGATCTGTCTGATCTGATCCCACGCTTCGATCTGCGTGGCATGGATCTGCAGTTGGATCGCATGCATGCGGCACTGCACGAGCTCGACCATCCCTGTCGGACGATCCCCGCGATTCAGGTGCTGGGCACCAATGGCAAGGGTTCCATCGTCAGCTTTCTGGAATCAGCCCTTTGTGCAGCCGGCCTCCGCTGCGGGGTCACAACCTCCCCCCATCTGGTGAGCTGGTGCGAACGCATCCGGATCAAGGGAAAGCCCATTGCCGCTGAAACGCTGCGCACCCAGTTGCAGGCGCTCCAGCCCCTGAACGAACGGCATCGGCTCACCCCATTTGAACTGCTCGTGACCTCAGCCTTCTTGGAGTTCCAACGGCACGCCTGCGACCTGCTGGTGCTGGAAGTGGGGCTGGGAGGGAGGCTTGATGCAACCACGGCCCACCCATGCCGCCCTGTGGTGGCTGTCGCCAGCATTGGCCTGGACCACTGCGAGCACCTGGGCAACAGCCTCACCGCTATCGCAACCGAAAAAGCGGCAGCGATCCCGCCGCAGGCCACCGTGATCAGTTGCGTCCAAGCCCCTGAAGTGCAGGACGTCCTGGAGACAACCTGCCGGACCCAGCAGGCCAAGCTCCACTGGGTGAAGCCCCTGGATTCAACCTGGCAACTGGGCTTGTCCGGCACCATTCAGCGGAGCAACGCCGCTGTGGCCCTGGGTGCCTTGCGAGCCCTCTCGGGCTTGGGCTGGACCTTGCCTGAAGCCGTAATCCAGGAGGGCTTTGCCACAGCCCACTGGCCCGGTCGCCTGCAAACCGTGCATTGGGGGGACCAAAAGCTTCGCCTGGATGGAGCCCACAATCCACCGGCAGCGGTGCAGCTGGCCGAAGAACGCAGCCAGTGGATCGATGCCTCCAATGGCGTGGTGTGGATCCTGGCAATCCAGGCCCATAAGGACGCTGTCGCCATGCTCCAGACGCTGCTGCAGCCGCAGGACCAGGCTTGGATCATTCCTGTGCCGAGCCACAAGAGCTGGAGCCGGTCGGCCCTCCTCCAGGAACTGCCTCAGCTCGAGCACCAGCTGCAGGAGGCCGACGGCCTTGAAACCGTGCTGAACCA
- a CDS encoding aspartate aminotransferase family protein: MNTYGRFPLALAKGKGCWVKDTEGRRYLDAVAGIATCTLGHSDRAMQRALRKQLGRLQHVSNLYQIPEQEELASWLVHNSCADSVFFCNSGAEANEAAIKLARKHGHQRRGIEQPVILTAAASFHGRTLAAVTATGQPKYHKGFEPMVTGFDYFPYNDLKALEALINRYEQAGPSIAAVLVEPLQGEGGVNPGDRVFFSRLREICTENNILLILDEVQVGMGRSGRLWGYEQLGISPDAFTLAKGLGGGHAIGALLVNASADVFEPGDHASTFGGNPFACRAGLTVATEIERRGLLTNVTARGEQLRDGLQELVNCFPEHLQGVRGWGLLQGIVIREGSSWKAPALAKAAIDHGLLLVAAGPSVLRMVPPLTINKREVRELLRRLAATLSSVS; this comes from the coding sequence ATGAACACCTACGGCCGTTTCCCTTTGGCTCTGGCCAAAGGGAAAGGCTGCTGGGTCAAGGACACCGAAGGGCGGCGCTACCTGGATGCAGTCGCTGGCATCGCCACTTGCACCCTGGGCCACAGCGACAGAGCCATGCAGCGGGCTCTGCGCAAGCAGCTGGGACGCCTCCAGCACGTTTCGAACCTCTATCAGATTCCAGAACAGGAAGAGTTGGCCAGCTGGTTGGTGCACAACAGCTGTGCTGACAGCGTCTTCTTCTGCAATTCCGGAGCCGAAGCCAATGAAGCCGCGATCAAGCTGGCCCGGAAACACGGACATCAACGGCGCGGCATCGAACAGCCCGTGATCCTCACGGCAGCAGCCAGCTTTCATGGCCGCACGCTCGCGGCGGTCACCGCCACCGGTCAACCCAAGTACCACAAGGGTTTTGAGCCCATGGTGACCGGGTTTGATTACTTCCCTTACAACGATCTAAAGGCTCTCGAAGCCCTGATCAACCGCTACGAACAGGCCGGTCCCTCGATCGCAGCTGTTCTGGTTGAACCCCTGCAAGGTGAGGGTGGCGTCAACCCTGGAGACCGCGTTTTCTTCTCACGCCTGCGCGAGATCTGCACAGAGAACAACATCCTGCTGATCCTTGATGAAGTGCAGGTGGGCATGGGACGGAGCGGCCGCCTGTGGGGCTATGAGCAGCTGGGCATCAGCCCTGACGCCTTCACCCTGGCCAAGGGCCTGGGCGGTGGCCATGCCATTGGTGCCTTGCTGGTGAACGCATCCGCGGATGTGTTTGAACCCGGCGACCATGCCAGCACCTTCGGCGGCAATCCATTCGCCTGCCGGGCGGGTTTGACGGTGGCCACCGAAATCGAACGACGAGGACTGCTAACCAACGTCACAGCCCGCGGCGAACAACTGCGCGATGGGCTCCAAGAGCTGGTGAACTGCTTCCCCGAGCACCTGCAAGGCGTGCGGGGCTGGGGCCTGCTCCAAGGCATCGTGATCCGGGAGGGCAGCAGTTGGAAGGCCCCTGCGCTGGCAAAAGCCGCCATCGACCACGGCCTGCTGCTGGTGGCGGCCGGCCCCTCGGTGCTGCGCATGGTGCCCCCACTGACCATCAACAAGCGCGAGGTGCGCGAACTGCTGCGCCGCCTGGCGGCAACCCTCTCCAGCGTCAGCTGA